The Thermocrinis ruber genome has a window encoding:
- a CDS encoding TRC40/GET3/ArsA family transport-energizing ATPase yields the protein MRIILFSGKGGVGKTTVSAATGYRLSKLGYKTIVVSLDPAHSLGDSFDIPEEEKIKAKGLPIKINDNLYIQEIDVQEEIDRYWGDVYRFLELLFNTTGLSEIVSEELAILPGMEEVTSLLYVNKYYREKEFDVLILDLPPTGESLRFVSMPTVLKWYMKKIFKVERTVMKIARPVAQRLTDVPLPDDEYFKALENFYEKLKGVDEILIDPEITSVRLVANPEKMVLKESQRAMLYFNLFGVNVDAVVVNKVLPPVLSECESMSKWVITQKKYLEEMEALFYPIPIFKVPLMEDEVVGEERLSILADLIYGDRDPSTVFFKEKPYEFIEEGDGYIVKLRSPFLSKEGLSVIKSDGEIVVRWKNFKSHIMLPRKLRDYEPVGAKLEDGFLKIRLEK from the coding sequence GGTGGTGTTGGAAAGACTACGGTTTCTGCTGCTACTGGCTACAGGCTCTCAAAGCTTGGCTACAAAACCATCGTGGTCTCTTTGGACCCAGCCCACAGCCTTGGAGACTCCTTTGACATCCCGGAGGAAGAAAAGATCAAAGCAAAGGGACTACCCATAAAGATCAACGACAATCTTTACATCCAAGAGATAGATGTGCAGGAGGAGATAGACAGGTATTGGGGCGATGTGTATAGGTTTTTGGAACTGCTCTTTAATACCACTGGGCTGAGTGAGATCGTATCGGAGGAGCTTGCCATCTTACCCGGTATGGAGGAGGTTACCAGTCTTCTGTATGTGAATAAATACTACAGGGAAAAGGAGTTTGATGTGCTTATTTTGGACCTTCCGCCCACTGGTGAGTCTCTGCGTTTTGTTTCTATGCCCACTGTTCTAAAGTGGTATATGAAAAAGATCTTCAAGGTGGAAAGAACCGTAATGAAGATAGCAAGGCCTGTTGCCCAAAGGCTCACCGATGTGCCACTGCCCGATGATGAGTACTTCAAAGCCCTTGAAAACTTCTACGAAAAGCTAAAAGGTGTGGATGAGATACTCATAGACCCAGAGATAACCTCCGTTAGGCTTGTGGCTAATCCAGAAAAGATGGTTCTAAAAGAGAGCCAAAGGGCTATGCTATACTTCAACCTCTTTGGTGTGAATGTGGATGCGGTTGTAGTCAATAAGGTGTTGCCACCCGTTTTAAGCGAGTGCGAAAGCATGTCCAAGTGGGTCATAACCCAAAAGAAATACTTAGAAGAGATGGAAGCCCTGTTTTACCCCATACCCATCTTTAAAGTGCCCCTGATGGAGGATGAGGTGGTTGGCGAGGAAAGGCTCAGCATCCTTGCGGACCTCATATACGGAGACAGGGACCCTTCCACGGTCTTCTTCAAAGAAAAACCCTATGAATTCATAGAGGAAGGCGACGGATACATCGTAAAGCTAAGAAGTCCCTTTTTGAGCAAAGAGGGTCTTTCTGTTATAAAGAGCGACGGAGAAATTGTGGTGCGGTGGAAAAACTTCAAAAGCCACATAATGCTTCCAAGAAAGTTAAGGGATTATGAGCCGGTGGGTGCCAAGCTGGAGGATGGCTTTTTAAAGATCAGGCTTGAGAAATGA
- a CDS encoding uracil-DNA glycosylase, with product MSLRKLIATASALRELGFDEVYITEDTTEEKREEPIKEEKEDKAELLRKLYQQMEEERKCILYEGASGYVFGEGDPNSPVVFIGEAPGEEEDKLKRPFVGRAGQYLNSKLEQVGLKREKVYITNVVKSRPPGNRTPTREEMMTCLPYLRKEIEIIKPKLLVCLGSTAMKGILGKEYPITKYRGQVFPYPYNPSIKVFLTYHPAYVLRNPSADKEFTEDLKKVVQLISQA from the coding sequence ATGAGCCTGAGAAAGCTAATCGCCACTGCAAGTGCATTAAGGGAGCTTGGCTTTGACGAGGTTTATATAACGGAAGATACAACGGAAGAAAAGCGTGAAGAGCCTATCAAGGAGGAAAAGGAAGATAAGGCTGAGCTTTTGAGGAAGCTTTACCAACAGATGGAAGAGGAAAGAAAATGTATTCTCTATGAAGGTGCCAGTGGCTATGTTTTCGGAGAGGGAGACCCAAACTCCCCGGTGGTCTTTATAGGGGAGGCGCCCGGAGAAGAAGAAGACAAGCTAAAAAGACCCTTTGTGGGAAGGGCAGGACAGTACTTAAACAGCAAATTGGAACAGGTGGGGCTAAAGAGGGAAAAGGTTTATATCACCAATGTGGTAAAATCAAGACCACCCGGAAACAGGACGCCCACAAGGGAGGAGATGATGACCTGCCTTCCTTATCTTAGAAAGGAGATAGAAATAATAAAACCCAAGCTTTTGGTTTGTCTGGGCTCAACCGCCATGAAGGGCATTCTTGGGAAGGAGTATCCTATCACTAAATACAGGGGACAGGTCTTCCCATACCCTTACAACCCAAGCATAAAGGTTTTCTTGACTTATCATCCCGCTTATGTGCTAAGAAATCCCTCCGCCGACAAAGAATTCACAGAGGACTTAAAAAAGGTAGTTCAGCTCATTTCTCAAGCCTGA
- the cmk gene encoding (d)CMP kinase yields MKIAIDGPSASGKSTIARLLSQRLGIPYLETGLLYRFFGYIAYKRGTIELPPDELFKEDFKVVIDVGKTEVYWKGKRLSEELRGEEVGRYASLLGEVPAFRERMIKFFRELVGSSQVVGEGRDVGTHIFPQADYKFFITASPEERARRRYLELKERGMDVSYEDILKAIQERDYRDANRPLYPFKPAEDALIIDTTNKRVEEVLEYILSIIKER; encoded by the coding sequence ATGAAAATAGCCATAGATGGACCCTCCGCCAGTGGCAAAAGCACCATTGCAAGACTTTTATCCCAGAGACTTGGAATTCCGTACTTAGAAACGGGGCTTCTTTACAGATTCTTTGGTTACATAGCCTATAAAAGGGGAACCATAGAACTACCACCGGATGAGCTTTTTAAAGAGGATTTCAAGGTTGTTATTGATGTGGGAAAAACCGAAGTGTATTGGAAGGGAAAAAGGCTATCTGAGGAATTAAGAGGAGAGGAGGTGGGAAGGTATGCATCCCTTTTGGGAGAAGTGCCCGCCTTTAGGGAAAGGATGATAAAGTTTTTTAGAGAGTTGGTGGGGTCTTCCCAAGTGGTAGGTGAGGGCAGGGATGTGGGCACCCACATATTCCCACAGGCGGATTACAAATTCTTCATCACCGCGTCGCCAGAGGAAAGGGCAAGGAGGAGATACTTGGAGCTAAAGGAAAGGGGTATGGATGTTTCTTATGAGGATATTCTAAAAGCCATCCAAGAGAGGGACTACAGGGATGCCAACCGCCCGCTGTATCCTTTCAAACCCGCAGAGGATGCCCTTATAATAGATACCACCAACAAAAGGGTGGAAGAGGTGCTTGAATACATACTCAGCATAATCAAGGAAAGATGA
- a CDS encoding type IV pilus twitching motility protein PilT: MLALILKRAVELGASDIHLKVGSLPVLRIKKKGLVRMEDVHPIDDRMMASFVEEIIGKNVKKMAEFEELGETDTSYSLRGVSRFRVNIYKQRGSIGMAFRVIPYSVPPFESLNLPEVMRRIVLENTKGLILVTGPTGSGKSTSIASLINEINLRKEATIITIEDPIEYLFKDEKSYIVQREVGIDTSSFAKGLRAALREDPDIIFVGEIRDTETAMIALQAAETGHLVLSTLHTLDAKETINRFIGLFNLEVREQIRVQLAETLVAVFSQRLVPRADRTGVVPAVEVLINTASIKECILDPTKTDEIPMLLEKGRPVYGTQTFDQHLEELYRKGIIDFNTAIAYANKPTDMEIKLKGISAGGRGYF, from the coding sequence TTGCTGGCACTGATACTCAAGAGGGCGGTTGAGCTTGGCGCATCGGACATTCATTTAAAGGTTGGTTCTTTACCCGTACTGAGAATCAAGAAGAAAGGCTTAGTCCGTATGGAGGATGTTCATCCTATAGATGATAGGATGATGGCAAGCTTTGTGGAAGAGATCATAGGAAAAAACGTGAAAAAAATGGCCGAGTTTGAAGAGCTGGGCGAGACGGACACCTCTTACTCCCTAAGGGGCGTATCAAGGTTTCGTGTGAATATATACAAACAGAGGGGCTCCATAGGTATGGCCTTTCGGGTTATACCTTATTCAGTGCCTCCCTTTGAATCTTTAAACCTGCCCGAGGTTATGAGAAGGATAGTTTTGGAAAACACAAAAGGCCTAATATTGGTTACGGGTCCCACAGGTTCAGGGAAATCTACAAGCATAGCCTCTCTGATCAATGAAATAAACCTTAGGAAAGAAGCTACCATAATCACCATAGAGGATCCAATTGAATATCTCTTCAAAGACGAAAAGAGTTATATAGTCCAACGGGAGGTGGGAATAGACACCTCTTCCTTTGCGAAGGGGCTAAGGGCTGCACTCAGAGAGGACCCGGATATTATATTTGTAGGTGAGATAAGGGATACAGAGACCGCCATGATAGCCCTTCAGGCTGCAGAGACGGGACACTTGGTTCTTTCCACCTTGCACACTCTGGATGCAAAGGAGACAATAAACAGATTTATCGGGCTGTTCAACTTAGAGGTTAGGGAGCAAATAAGGGTTCAATTAGCGGAGACTTTGGTGGCAGTTTTTTCCCAAAGGTTGGTGCCAAGGGCGGATAGAACGGGTGTTGTTCCTGCGGTGGAGGTTTTGATAAACACCGCATCAATCAAGGAGTGCATTTTAGATCCCACGAAGACTGATGAGATCCCAATGCTACTAGAGAAAGGAAGACCTGTTTATGGCACACAGACCTTTGACCAACACCTAGAAGAGCTATACAGGAAGGGCATCATAGATTTCAACACCGCTATCGCTTACGCCAACAAGCCTACGGATATGGAGATCAAGCTAAAAGGTATTTCTGCCGGTGGAAGGGGCTACTTCTGA
- the recA gene encoding recombinase RecA: MIEEQQKEILEKRKALESALASIERRFGKGSIMPLRSAERVKVEAIPTGSLALDIATGVGGIPKGKIIEIFGPESSGKTTLALHVIAEAQKRGGIAVFIDAEHALDPKYAQKIGVDLDNLYISQPDYGEQALEIAESLLRSGAVDVIVIDSVAALVPKDELEGEIGEAHVGKQARLMAQALRKLKSLAHNANAAVIFINQLREKIGVMFGNPETTPGGRALKFFADMRLDVRRIGDAKEGDSRIGSRVRVKVVKNKLAPPFREAEFDMIYGEGICKLCDLIDTASELGVIKKSGAWYSYGEIRLGQGRDQAKKFLQENPELAQEIEKRVREVAKIAGTDTQEGG; the protein is encoded by the coding sequence ATGATAGAGGAACAGCAAAAGGAAATTTTGGAAAAGAGGAAAGCCTTAGAAAGTGCGTTAGCCTCCATAGAGAGGCGCTTTGGTAAAGGTAGCATAATGCCACTGAGAAGTGCGGAAAGGGTAAAGGTGGAGGCTATTCCCACAGGCTCCCTTGCCCTGGATATAGCCACTGGTGTGGGCGGAATACCCAAGGGTAAGATAATAGAAATTTTTGGACCAGAGTCTTCGGGCAAGACAACTTTAGCCTTGCATGTGATAGCGGAAGCCCAAAAGAGAGGTGGCATTGCGGTTTTCATAGACGCAGAGCATGCCCTTGATCCCAAGTATGCCCAAAAAATCGGGGTTGATTTGGATAACCTCTACATTTCTCAGCCAGATTATGGAGAACAAGCCTTAGAAATAGCAGAGAGTCTGCTCAGAAGCGGGGCGGTGGATGTGATCGTGATAGACTCCGTGGCTGCGCTGGTGCCAAAGGACGAGCTGGAGGGAGAGATCGGAGAAGCCCATGTGGGAAAGCAGGCAAGACTGATGGCTCAGGCACTCAGAAAGCTAAAGAGCTTAGCCCACAACGCCAACGCTGCGGTAATATTCATCAACCAGTTGAGGGAAAAGATCGGTGTTATGTTTGGAAACCCAGAAACCACGCCCGGTGGAAGGGCTCTGAAGTTCTTTGCGGACATGAGGTTGGACGTTAGAAGGATTGGAGACGCAAAGGAAGGGGATAGCAGAATAGGTAGCAGGGTAAGGGTAAAGGTGGTGAAGAACAAGCTGGCACCACCCTTCAGAGAGGCAGAGTTTGACATGATATACGGAGAGGGAATATGCAAGCTATGCGACCTCATTGATACCGCATCAGAGTTGGGTGTTATCAAGAAAAGCGGAGCGTGGTATAGCTACGGAGAGATAAGGCTTGGACAAGGTAGGGACCAAGCAAAGAAATTTTTGCAAGAAAACCCTGAACTTGCCCAAGAGATAGAAAAAAGGGTAAGGGAGGTGGCAAAGATTGCTGGCACTGATACTCAAGAGGGCGGTTGA
- the gatC gene encoding Asp-tRNA(Asn)/Glu-tRNA(Gln) amidotransferase subunit GatC, with the protein MLKEDVVEKVAQLARLKLTEEEKETIGKQLLSILEFVNQLNEVNTEGVDAVWYGQEGTPLREDIPKREFSQEKALANAPERENGFFVVPKILEL; encoded by the coding sequence ATGCTAAAGGAAGATGTGGTAGAAAAGGTTGCCCAGTTGGCAAGGTTGAAGCTAACAGAGGAAGAGAAAGAAACCATAGGAAAACAACTTCTGAGTATATTGGAGTTTGTTAATCAGCTGAACGAGGTTAACACAGAGGGAGTGGATGCGGTGTGGTATGGACAGGAGGGAACACCTCTGAGGGAAGATATTCCCAAAAGGGAGTTTTCCCAGGAGAAAGCTTTGGCGAACGCACCCGAAAGGGAAAATGGCTTTTTTGTGGTGCCAAAAATACTTGAACTTTAA
- a CDS encoding secondary thiamine-phosphate synthase enzyme YjbQ, with the protein MSVLKVRTTKRTSFVNITHMVKEEVKKSGVKSGLCLIYVPHTTCAVFINEGADPDVIRDISYALERLIPWSDPNYAHAEGNSAAHIRSSIIGNSRVVPIEDGELTLGTWESIFLAEFDGPRERKIIIKVIPC; encoded by the coding sequence ATGAGTGTGCTAAAGGTTAGGACTACCAAAAGGACAAGTTTTGTGAATATAACTCATATGGTCAAAGAAGAGGTTAAAAAATCAGGGGTAAAATCCGGTCTTTGTTTGATATATGTACCTCATACTACCTGTGCGGTTTTTATAAACGAGGGGGCGGACCCGGATGTGATAAGGGATATTTCCTATGCTTTAGAAAGGCTGATCCCTTGGAGCGATCCAAACTACGCCCACGCAGAAGGAAACTCCGCTGCCCACATAAGGAGCAGTATAATAGGCAACTCAAGGGTGGTACCCATAGAGGATGGAGAGCTTACCCTTGGCACTTGGGAGTCCATATTCTTGGCAGAATTTGACGGTCCAAGGGAAAGAAAGATTATAATAAAGGTTATCCCATGCTAA
- a CDS encoding V4R domain-containing protein, which produces MEPLGDKFRALAEAIERESVLVHRAALIDGYRDIYKFSNLGIDKLIKKATEYGGKKGAKILKERYGVITDRLDEALEILTVIAESSRLIDVFEFDIDAMEIRVEGSILVEAVGSSKKPVCEPMAGFFSGFLSELLGKKVEVKETACAAQGHEKCIFKISIKE; this is translated from the coding sequence ATGGAACCTTTGGGAGATAAGTTTAGGGCGTTGGCGGAAGCCATAGAAAGGGAATCCGTCTTGGTGCACAGGGCTGCACTCATTGACGGATACAGAGACATATACAAGTTTTCAAACTTGGGCATAGATAAGCTTATTAAAAAAGCTACCGAATACGGTGGAAAAAAGGGTGCCAAAATCCTAAAGGAAAGGTACGGAGTGATAACCGACCGGTTGGACGAGGCTTTGGAAATTCTAACGGTGATCGCAGAATCCTCAAGGCTTATAGATGTTTTTGAGTTTGACATAGATGCCATGGAAATAAGGGTGGAGGGTTCCATCTTAGTGGAGGCGGTGGGAAGTAGTAAAAAGCCCGTCTGTGAGCCAATGGCTGGCTTTTTTTCCGGCTTTTTAAGTGAGCTTTTGGGTAAAAAAGTAGAAGTAAAAGAAACCGCATGCGCTGCGCAGGGACACGAAAAGTGTATTTTTAAAATATCTATTAAAGAATGA
- the galE gene encoding UDP-glucose 4-epimerase GalE, translating to MKVLVTGGAGYIGSHMVKLLVEKGHEVLTFDNLSNGHEWAVINRQLVVGDLLNYKQIEEVLLDFKPDVVMHFSAKVVVPESVEKPLLYYENNFYGTLNLLQAMKRAKVKYLIFSSTAAVYGIPERVPVKETDPTNPISPYGWSKLFSEQAIKDFGRAEGIKYGILRYFNVAGADPDGKIGQVSKNPTHLILRALKTAKGELPYIEVYGTDYPTHDGTGIRDYIHVMDLCQAHLDVLDYLMNGGESDVFNVGYGRGYSVLEVIETVKKVTGVDFKVVYADRRPGDLPQVVADATKLKTLVGWTPKYDDLEFIIKTAWNWEKNYTYKACL from the coding sequence ATGAAGGTTTTAGTGACTGGAGGGGCTGGCTACATTGGTTCCCACATGGTAAAGCTTTTGGTGGAAAAAGGACATGAGGTTTTAACCTTTGATAACCTTTCCAACGGTCACGAGTGGGCAGTCATAAACCGCCAGTTAGTGGTGGGAGACCTTTTGAACTACAAGCAGATAGAAGAGGTGCTTTTGGACTTCAAACCCGATGTGGTTATGCACTTTTCCGCAAAGGTGGTGGTGCCTGAAAGCGTGGAAAAGCCCTTGCTTTATTACGAGAACAACTTTTACGGCACGTTGAACCTATTGCAGGCTATGAAGAGGGCAAAGGTAAAGTATTTGATCTTTTCCTCCACTGCGGCAGTTTATGGTATTCCCGAGAGGGTTCCCGTCAAAGAAACAGACCCTACAAACCCTATAAGTCCCTACGGCTGGAGTAAGCTATTTTCGGAGCAAGCTATAAAGGACTTTGGAAGGGCAGAAGGTATAAAGTATGGAATACTCAGATACTTCAACGTGGCGGGTGCAGACCCAGATGGGAAAATAGGACAGGTGAGCAAAAATCCCACACATCTCATCCTAAGGGCGCTGAAGACCGCAAAGGGTGAGTTGCCTTACATAGAGGTTTATGGCACAGATTATCCAACCCACGACGGGACAGGAATAAGGGACTACATCCATGTAATGGACCTTTGCCAAGCCCACTTGGATGTTCTGGATTACCTTATGAACGGTGGAGAGAGCGATGTGTTTAATGTGGGCTATGGAAGGGGCTACTCGGTGTTGGAGGTTATAGAAACTGTAAAAAAGGTGACGGGCGTAGACTTTAAGGTGGTCTATGCGGACAGAAGACCGGGAGACCTTCCTCAGGTGGTGGCTGATGCCACAAAGCTAAAAACTCTGGTGGGATGGACTCCCAAATACGACGACCTGGAGTTCATAATCAAAACCGCATGGAATTGGGAGAAGAACTATACTTATAAGGCATGTTTGTGA
- a CDS encoding GDP-mannose 4,6-dehydratase, whose protein sequence is MHILVTGCAGFIGWRVSKRLLEEGHQVVGIDNLNDYYDVRLKEYRLEDLKAHKNFTFYQGDIENLEFLEGVFKKYSFDAVINEAARAGVRASLENPFVYFTTNALGTLNLLELCKNYGVPKFVLASTSSLYAGQPMPFKEDLPVNTPISPYAASKKSAEVIAYTYHYLYGIDVSVVRYFTVYGPAGRPDMSVFRFIKCIMEEKPLEVFGDGSQSRDFTYIDDIAEGTILALKPLGYEIINLGNNQPHKLSEVIGLIEKFTGKTARVENREFHKADLKATWADITKAKELLGWQSKVSLEEGIRRTVDWFKENWHWLKDIKL, encoded by the coding sequence ATGCACATATTAGTAACTGGCTGTGCTGGTTTTATAGGCTGGCGTGTGTCAAAAAGACTTTTGGAGGAGGGGCATCAGGTAGTAGGCATAGACAACCTCAACGATTACTACGATGTTAGACTGAAGGAATATCGCCTTGAAGACCTAAAGGCCCACAAAAATTTCACCTTTTATCAGGGAGACATAGAAAACCTTGAGTTTTTGGAGGGTGTTTTTAAGAAATACTCCTTTGATGCGGTGATAAACGAGGCTGCAAGGGCGGGAGTTAGGGCATCTCTGGAAAATCCCTTTGTTTATTTTACCACCAACGCCTTGGGCACTTTGAACCTTCTGGAGCTTTGCAAAAACTACGGTGTGCCAAAGTTTGTGCTTGCGTCCACCTCTTCCCTTTACGCGGGACAGCCCATGCCCTTCAAAGAGGACCTGCCGGTCAATACACCCATTTCTCCCTACGCCGCCTCAAAGAAATCTGCGGAGGTAATTGCCTACACCTATCACTACCTCTATGGCATAGATGTTTCTGTGGTTAGATACTTTACCGTCTACGGTCCTGCGGGAAGGCCGGATATGAGCGTTTTTAGGTTCATAAAGTGTATCATGGAAGAAAAACCTTTGGAAGTCTTTGGAGATGGTTCTCAGAGCAGGGATTTTACTTACATAGACGACATTGCGGAGGGGACCATATTAGCCCTAAAGCCCTTGGGCTATGAAATAATAAACCTTGGCAACAACCAACCTCACAAGTTATCGGAGGTGATAGGGCTTATAGAAAAGTTCACGGGCAAAACCGCGAGAGTAGAAAACAGGGAGTTTCATAAGGCGGACCTAAAGGCTACCTGGGCAGACATAACAAAGGCAAAGGAGCTTTTGGGCTGGCAATCAAAGGTTTCCTTAGAAGAGGGCATCAGGCGAACTGTTGATTGGTTTAAAGAAAACTGGCATTGGCTTAAGGATATAAAGCTATGA
- a CDS encoding lysophospholipid acyltransferase family protein produces the protein MKRHPCIKSFFANYVLKPLCPVVKPVFKAVFKIEVFGLENIPSEPCIVASNHRSHLDPPVLNAVFPEPLIFVAKEELFKIPIFGKLISHMGAIPIKRGAGDVQALSTVLELLERGCKVCIFPEGSRAEPGQFLRPKPGVGLLAIKSKKKVLPVYIDGTDKVMPRGKSFPKLGAKIRVFIGKPKDYSHEKNYKEVAIKIMEEIKALSHFKN, from the coding sequence ATGAAAAGACATCCATGCATAAAAAGCTTTTTTGCCAACTATGTTCTCAAGCCCCTTTGCCCTGTGGTAAAGCCCGTCTTTAAAGCGGTCTTTAAGATAGAGGTCTTTGGCTTGGAGAATATTCCATCTGAGCCTTGCATAGTGGCGTCCAACCACAGAAGCCACTTGGACCCTCCCGTCCTGAACGCAGTATTTCCCGAGCCCTTGATATTTGTGGCAAAGGAGGAACTCTTTAAAATCCCCATCTTTGGCAAGCTGATCTCCCATATGGGAGCTATTCCAATAAAGAGAGGTGCGGGAGACGTGCAAGCTTTGAGCACAGTCCTTGAGCTTTTGGAGAGGGGCTGTAAGGTATGCATATTTCCGGAGGGCTCAAGGGCAGAGCCTGGACAGTTTCTCAGACCCAAGCCGGGCGTAGGCCTTTTGGCTATAAAGAGCAAAAAGAAAGTCCTGCCAGTCTATATAGATGGCACCGATAAGGTTATGCCAAGGGGCAAGAGCTTTCCAAAACTGGGAGCCAAAATAAGGGTGTTCATAGGAAAACCAAAAGATTATTCCCATGAGAAAAACTACAAGGAGGTAGCCATCAAAATAATGGAGGAAATAAAAGCTTTGAGTCATTTCAAAAACTAA
- a CDS encoding endonuclease V, with translation MDLRELEKIQLDCSKRVVLEDRFEKLELVGGMDLTFEDIKKTPTRAWASLVVLELKSLRPIYQKVVEGMVDFPYIPTFLAFREMPLMLELYKEAKVKADVYFIDGQGIAHPRGCGIASHFGVETNTPTVGVAKTILVGKAQEPPPKRGSFSPIHYRGRVVGAVLRTKDNTAPIYVSPGHMISLNTALELVLKTSLYRIPEPTRLAHNLLQKVRKSV, from the coding sequence ATGGACTTAAGAGAATTGGAAAAAATTCAGTTAGACTGTTCAAAGAGGGTTGTCCTGGAGGATAGATTTGAGAAGCTTGAGCTGGTGGGTGGAATGGACCTGACCTTTGAAGACATAAAGAAAACACCCACCAGGGCTTGGGCAAGTTTGGTGGTGTTGGAGCTCAAAAGCCTAAGGCCCATCTATCAAAAGGTGGTGGAAGGCATGGTGGATTTTCCTTACATTCCTACCTTCTTAGCCTTTAGGGAAATGCCTTTGATGTTGGAGCTTTATAAGGAGGCAAAGGTAAAGGCAGATGTCTATTTTATAGACGGGCAGGGTATTGCTCATCCGAGGGGTTGCGGTATAGCGTCCCACTTTGGTGTGGAAACAAACACGCCTACTGTAGGGGTAGCAAAAACGATCCTGGTGGGAAAGGCACAAGAACCTCCCCCAAAGCGTGGAAGTTTTTCGCCCATCCACTACAGGGGAAGGGTGGTAGGTGCAGTACTCAGAACAAAGGACAACACTGCACCCATTTACGTGTCCCCAGGACACATGATCAGCTTGAACACTGCCCTTGAACTGGTTTTAAAGACATCTTTGTATCGCATACCGGAGCCCACCCGTCTTGCCCACAACCTTTTGCAAAAGGTGAGGAAGTCAGTATGA